The Streptomyces sp. NBC_01268 genome window below encodes:
- a CDS encoding glyceraldehyde-3-phosphate dehydrogenase — translation MTVNEDSFTNWKNREEIAESMIPIIGRLHREQDVTVLLHSRSLVNKSVVSILKTHRFARQIDGEELSVTETMPFLEALTTLDLGPSQIDIGMLAAEYKADDRGLSVAEFTADAVAGAIGANKIARSDGRDVVLYGFGRIGRLVARLLIEKAGSGNGLRLRAIVVRGGGDQDLVKRASLLRRDSIHGQFQGTITVDEANSTIVANGNSIRVIYANDPSEVDYTAYGIENAILIDNTGKWRDREGLSKHLRPGIDKVVLTAPGKGDVPNIVHGVNHDTIKPDEQVISCASCTTNAIVPPLKAMDDEYGVLRGHVETVHSFTNDQNLLDNYHKADRRGRSAPLNMVITETGAASAVAKALPDLKAPITGSSIRVPVPDVSIAILSLRLGRETTREEVLEYLRDVSLHSPLKRQIDFTTAPDAVSMDFVGSRHSSIVDAGATKVDGDNAILYLWYDNEFGYSCQVIRVVQHVSGVEYPTFPAPAV, via the coding sequence GTGACTGTCAACGAGGACTCGTTCACAAACTGGAAGAACCGCGAGGAGATCGCGGAGTCCATGATTCCGATCATCGGGAGGCTGCACCGGGAGCAGGACGTCACCGTCCTCCTGCACAGCCGCTCCCTGGTGAACAAGTCGGTGGTGAGCATTCTCAAGACCCACCGGTTCGCCCGCCAGATCGACGGCGAGGAGCTCTCGGTCACCGAGACGATGCCGTTCCTTGAGGCGCTGACCACCCTCGACCTGGGCCCGTCCCAGATCGACATCGGCATGCTGGCCGCGGAGTACAAGGCCGACGACCGCGGTCTGTCGGTGGCGGAGTTCACCGCCGACGCCGTCGCCGGTGCCATCGGCGCCAACAAGATCGCTCGCAGTGACGGCCGTGACGTCGTCCTGTACGGCTTCGGCCGCATCGGTCGCCTGGTCGCCCGCCTGCTCATCGAGAAGGCCGGCTCCGGCAACGGCCTGCGCCTGCGTGCCATCGTCGTCCGCGGCGGCGGCGACCAGGACCTCGTGAAGCGCGCGTCGCTGCTGCGCCGGGACTCGATCCACGGCCAGTTCCAGGGCACCATCACCGTCGACGAGGCGAACAGCACGATCGTCGCCAACGGCAACTCGATCCGCGTGATCTACGCCAACGACCCCTCCGAGGTCGACTACACGGCGTACGGCATCGAGAACGCCATCCTCATCGACAACACCGGCAAGTGGCGCGACCGCGAGGGTCTGTCCAAGCACCTGCGCCCCGGCATCGACAAGGTCGTGCTGACGGCTCCGGGCAAGGGCGACGTCCCGAACATCGTGCACGGCGTCAACCACGACACGATCAAGCCGGACGAGCAGGTCATCTCCTGCGCGTCCTGCACCACCAACGCGATCGTCCCGCCGCTGAAGGCCATGGACGACGAGTACGGTGTGCTGCGCGGTCACGTGGAGACCGTCCACTCGTTCACGAACGACCAGAACCTGCTGGACAACTACCACAAGGCCGACCGTCGCGGCCGGTCCGCGCCGCTCAACATGGTGATCACCGAGACCGGTGCCGCCTCGGCCGTCGCCAAGGCGCTGCCGGACCTGAAGGCCCCGATCACGGGCAGCTCGATCCGCGTCCCCGTCCCGGACGTCTCGATCGCCATCCTCAGCCTGCGCCTGGGCCGCGAGACCACCCGCGAGGAGGTCCTGGAGTACCTCCGCGACGTCTCGCTGCACTCGCCGCTGAAGCGCCAGATCGACTTCACCACGGCGCCCGACGCGGTCTCGATGGACTTCGTGGGCTCGCGCCACTCGTCGATCGTGGACGCCGGCGCGACCAAGGTCGACGGCGACAACGCGATCCTGTACCTCTGGTACGACAACGAGTTCGGCTACTCCTGCCAGGTCATCCGGGTCGTCCAGCACGTCTCGGGCGTCGAGTACCCGACCTTCCCGGCTCCGGCGGTCTGA
- a CDS encoding tellurite resistance TerB family protein, translating into MALWDRIKESASTMQTQLVAKKNDLKSGAFRDASMAMCALVAAADGSIDPSERRRVAQLIASNEVLQNFDATDLQRRFDANLDKLAADFDFGKVSVLQEIAKAKKKPAEARAVVQIGIVIGGADGDFDKTEQAVVREACFALDLPPHEFDL; encoded by the coding sequence ATGGCCCTGTGGGACCGCATCAAGGAGTCCGCATCGACGATGCAGACCCAGCTGGTGGCGAAGAAGAACGACCTCAAGAGCGGCGCGTTCCGCGACGCGAGCATGGCGATGTGCGCGCTGGTCGCCGCCGCGGACGGTTCGATCGACCCCTCGGAGCGGCGCCGCGTCGCCCAGCTGATCGCCTCCAACGAGGTGCTCCAGAACTTCGACGCGACGGATCTGCAGCGCCGCTTCGACGCCAACCTCGACAAGCTGGCCGCCGACTTCGACTTCGGCAAGGTCAGCGTGCTCCAGGAGATCGCCAAGGCGAAGAAGAAGCCGGCCGAGGCCCGCGCGGTGGTACAGATCGGCATCGTCATCGGCGGCGCCGACGGCGACTTCGACAAGACCGAGCAGGCCGTGGTCCGCGAGGCGTGCTTCGCGCTCGACCTGCCGCCGCACGAGTTCGACCTGTAG
- a CDS encoding acyl-CoA synthetase, whose protein sequence is MSVTTGHGAAYAEHRATAAHEEYRAARDLLLRLRGDREAASAAFRWPRAPHFNWALEWFDVVAEGNERTALEILGRPAPDGSVPVADRVTFAELAARSDEVAVSLAEAGVVRGDRVLILLGTRTELWETLLGCIKLGAVVVPGYQDLTRDEAADRIARGGIRHVVCSPELVYLMGELPVPGLRMAPGAAGLHGWTAYPDTRDPDRRRPFLPAGPTRSADPSFCYFTSGTTSLPKLVEHSHAGYGVGHLSSLYWSGLHPGDRHLNLSAPGWAKHSWSSFFVPWTAGATVVAPPDGGLPPSVLPGVLTTQRISSLCAPPSAWRALLPYVTDGRGAPRLREATAAGEPLTAEVTDRIESAWGVRVRDGYGQTEATALIGRAPDTPSPLSPLGHPLPGYRIVLRDPETGLVGDAGEVCVDLTERPPGLMRGYVDRVDREDREDKGAGEDREDKGAGEDREDKGAGEDGGDGAGGADRGPADGAAAVADARTAAVFADGLYRTGDRGERCADGSIRLLGRMDEVFKSYGHRVSPMEIEAVLRTHPAVADAAVIPCRDEFGGLAPYAVVEARNAYPPELLERELIALAAKRLAPVFVPHGVDLVPRLPRTRSGKVRRGALRPGGGVVA, encoded by the coding sequence ATGAGCGTCACGACAGGGCACGGTGCCGCGTACGCCGAGCACCGTGCGACGGCGGCCCACGAGGAGTACCGGGCCGCCCGGGACCTGCTGCTGCGGCTGCGCGGCGACCGCGAGGCGGCCTCGGCCGCCTTCCGGTGGCCGCGCGCCCCGCACTTCAACTGGGCCCTGGAGTGGTTCGACGTCGTCGCGGAGGGCAACGAGCGGACCGCCCTGGAGATCCTCGGCCGCCCGGCCCCGGACGGCTCCGTGCCGGTGGCCGACCGGGTCACCTTCGCCGAACTCGCCGCCCGCTCCGACGAGGTGGCCGTCTCGCTGGCGGAGGCGGGGGTGGTGCGCGGCGACCGGGTGCTGATCCTGCTCGGCACGCGCACGGAACTCTGGGAGACGCTCCTCGGCTGCATCAAGCTGGGTGCGGTCGTCGTCCCCGGCTACCAGGACCTCACCCGCGACGAGGCCGCCGACCGGATCGCGCGGGGCGGCATCAGGCACGTCGTCTGCTCACCCGAACTCGTCTACCTGATGGGCGAGTTGCCGGTGCCCGGCCTGCGGATGGCGCCGGGGGCGGCGGGGCTGCACGGCTGGACGGCGTACCCCGACACCCGCGATCCCGACCGGCGCCGGCCCTTCCTTCCTGCCGGCCCGACCCGCTCGGCCGATCCGTCCTTCTGCTACTTCACCTCCGGCACCACCTCGCTGCCGAAGCTGGTCGAGCACTCCCACGCCGGCTACGGCGTCGGGCACCTCTCCAGCCTGTACTGGAGCGGGCTGCACCCCGGCGACCGGCACCTCAACCTGTCCGCGCCCGGCTGGGCCAAGCACTCCTGGTCCAGCTTCTTCGTCCCCTGGACGGCCGGTGCCACGGTCGTCGCGCCCCCGGACGGCGGCCTCCCACCGTCCGTGCTGCCCGGCGTCCTCACCACCCAGCGGATCAGCAGCCTCTGCGCCCCGCCGAGCGCCTGGCGGGCGTTGCTCCCGTACGTGACGGACGGCCGGGGCGCGCCCCGGCTGCGGGAGGCGACGGCGGCGGGGGAGCCACTGACGGCGGAGGTGACGGACCGGATCGAGTCGGCCTGGGGGGTACGGGTCAGGGACGGCTACGGCCAGACGGAGGCCACCGCCCTCATCGGGCGCGCCCCCGACACCCCGTCCCCGCTCTCCCCGCTGGGCCACCCGCTGCCGGGCTACCGCATCGTGCTGCGCGACCCGGAGACCGGTCTGGTGGGGGATGCGGGGGAGGTGTGCGTGGACCTGACGGAGCGCCCGCCGGGGCTGATGCGGGGATACGTGGACAGGGTGGACAGGGAGGACAGGGAAGACAAGGGGGCCGGGGAGGACAGGGAAGACAAGGGGGCCGGGGAGGACAGGGAAGACAAGGGGGCCGGGGAGGACGGGGGTGACGGGGCCGGCGGCGCCGACCGTGGCCCTGCGGACGGGGCGGCCGCCGTCGCGGACGCCCGTACCGCGGCCGTCTTCGCGGACGGCCTCTACCGCACGGGTGACCGGGGCGAGCGCTGTGCCGACGGGTCGATCCGGTTGCTCGGGCGGATGGACGAGGTGTTCAAGTCGTACGGGCACCGGGTCTCCCCGATGGAGATCGAGGCGGTCCTGCGCACGCATCCGGCGGTCGCGGACGCGGCCGTGATCCCCTGCCGGGACGAGTTCGGCGGCCTGGCCCCGTACGCGGTGGTCGAGGCCCGCAACGCCTATCCGCCCGAGCTCCTGGAGCGGGAGCTGATCGCGCTCGCCGCGAAGCGGCTGGCCCCGGTGTTCGTGCCGCACGGCGTGGACCTGGTGCCGCGGCTGCCCCGTACCCGTTCGGGCAAGGTCCGCCGGGGCGCCCTGCGCCCGGGTGGCGGGGTGGTCGCCTAG
- a CDS encoding carboxymuconolactone decarboxylase family protein, with translation MPRLPQLTVDTANEEQRELLEGTLKQLGKLPNLYAALANGPAALRGYLALRESLVGGSFNARQREQLALYIAQRNDCTYCVSAHTLRGGKVGLSEQDLLATRRGADAGDPHMDQVLRITGAIMESGGRVSDAALADARAAGVSDAELAEIVGHVALNVLSNFFNHVAQPELDFPLVPAQLAE, from the coding sequence ATGCCCCGCCTGCCCCAACTGACCGTCGACACCGCCAACGAGGAGCAGCGCGAGCTGCTCGAAGGCACCCTCAAGCAGCTCGGCAAGCTGCCCAACCTCTACGCCGCGCTCGCCAACGGCCCGGCCGCCCTGCGCGGATACCTCGCCCTGCGCGAGTCCCTGGTCGGTGGCAGCTTCAACGCCCGGCAGCGCGAGCAGCTGGCGCTCTACATCGCCCAGCGCAACGACTGCACCTACTGCGTCTCCGCGCACACCCTGCGCGGCGGCAAGGTCGGCCTGAGTGAGCAGGACCTGCTCGCCACCCGCCGTGGCGCCGACGCGGGCGACCCGCACATGGACCAGGTGCTGCGGATCACCGGCGCGATCATGGAGAGCGGCGGCCGCGTGAGCGACGCCGCCCTCGCCGACGCCCGCGCCGCCGGCGTCTCGGACGCCGAACTGGCCGAAATTGTCGGACATGTGGCGCTCAACGTGCTGTCCAACTTCTTCAATCACGTTGCGCAACCGGAGTTGGACTTTCCGTTGGTCCCGGCCCAGCTGGCCGAGTAG
- a CDS encoding MFS transporter, translating into MVSVLRHRTYRRLFAAQVVALLGTGLATVALGLLAYDLAGADAAAVLGTALALKMCAYVAVAPLTAALAARVPRRALLVWADLVRACAALALPFVDQVWQIYGLILLLQAASATFTPVFQATVPDVLPEERAYTEALSLSRLAYDLESLVSPVLAAALLALVPYSWLFTGTAAGFLGSGLLVLSVALPRPPAPRTDRDGRRPRAGSGARLFLATPRLRALLALDLAVAAAGALILVGTVVLVRDTLGRPAVDVPLALGAYGAGSMGVALLLPRLLDRLDERRLMLTGAFALPGVLGPFALALAAPPGGWSWPALLAAYLLVGAATSAVLTPSGRLLRRSAASGDLPAAFAAQFSLSHACWLLAYPLAGLLLTRAGPAPTAAVLAGLALAAALAAARLWPRADPVALAHVHPELPADHPHLAGAAGPHTHVFHIDALHRRWPAPAR; encoded by the coding sequence GTGGTCTCCGTACTGCGCCACCGCACCTACCGGCGCCTCTTCGCCGCCCAGGTCGTCGCCCTCCTGGGCACCGGCCTCGCCACCGTCGCCCTCGGCCTGCTCGCCTACGACCTCGCCGGCGCCGACGCCGCCGCGGTCCTCGGCACCGCCCTCGCCCTCAAGATGTGCGCCTACGTCGCCGTCGCCCCGCTCACCGCGGCCCTCGCGGCCCGCGTGCCCCGGCGGGCCCTGCTCGTCTGGGCCGACCTCGTCCGGGCCTGCGCCGCGCTGGCCCTGCCCTTCGTCGACCAGGTCTGGCAGATCTACGGCCTGATCCTGCTGCTCCAGGCCGCCTCGGCCACCTTCACCCCGGTCTTCCAGGCGACCGTCCCCGACGTCCTGCCCGAGGAGCGCGCCTACACCGAGGCCCTGTCGCTCTCCCGGCTCGCCTACGACCTGGAGAGCCTCGTCTCACCGGTCCTCGCCGCCGCGCTCCTCGCCCTCGTCCCGTACTCCTGGCTCTTCACCGGCACCGCCGCGGGCTTCCTCGGCTCCGGACTGCTCGTGCTCTCCGTCGCCCTGCCGCGCCCGCCCGCGCCCCGCACGGACCGCGACGGACGGCGCCCGAGGGCCGGCTCCGGGGCCCGGCTCTTCCTCGCCACCCCGCGCCTGCGCGCCCTGCTCGCCCTCGACCTGGCCGTGGCCGCGGCGGGCGCCCTGATCCTGGTCGGCACCGTCGTCCTCGTCCGCGACACCCTGGGCCGCCCGGCCGTCGACGTGCCGCTCGCGCTCGGCGCATACGGAGCGGGCTCCATGGGCGTCGCGCTGCTGCTGCCCCGCCTCCTCGACCGGCTCGACGAACGCCGGCTCATGCTGACCGGCGCCTTCGCCCTGCCCGGCGTCCTCGGCCCGTTCGCGCTCGCCCTCGCCGCCCCGCCCGGCGGCTGGTCCTGGCCCGCACTGCTCGCCGCCTACCTGCTCGTCGGCGCGGCCACCTCCGCCGTCCTCACCCCCAGCGGGCGGCTGCTGCGCCGCTCGGCCGCCTCCGGAGACCTGCCGGCCGCGTTCGCCGCCCAGTTCTCGCTGTCGCACGCCTGCTGGCTGCTCGCCTACCCGCTGGCCGGACTCCTCCTCACCCGCGCGGGACCCGCGCCCACGGCGGCGGTCCTGGCAGGGCTCGCCCTGGCCGCCGCGCTGGCCGCGGCCCGCCTGTGGCCCCGTGCGGACCCGGTCGCCCTGGCGCACGTCCACCCCGAGCTCCCGGCCGACCACCCGCACTTGGCGGGAGCGGCGGGCCCGCACACCCACGTCTTCCACATCGACGCCCTGCACCGGCGCTGGCCGGCGCCCGCCCGGTGA
- a CDS encoding TetR/AcrR family transcriptional regulator, producing MATNAKERLLSAAERLFYEEGIRAVGIERILSESGVGRASFYRHFPSKDDVVVEVLRRRDGMWRAWLDGRIEASGRDPEELALALFDGLAERFASADFRGCAFINTMVETADPESPAHHVAAEHKEKVIARLDGLLAEGGYHEHETLARQLALLGDGAIVTALREGTTEAAVRARAVATVLLRTAAREPAADAP from the coding sequence ATGGCCACGAACGCTAAAGAACGGCTCCTCAGCGCGGCGGAGCGGCTCTTCTACGAGGAGGGCATCCGGGCCGTCGGCATCGAGCGGATCCTCTCCGAGTCCGGGGTGGGCCGCGCCTCCTTCTACCGGCACTTCCCCAGCAAGGACGACGTGGTCGTCGAGGTGCTGCGGCGGCGCGACGGCATGTGGCGGGCCTGGCTCGACGGCCGGATCGAGGCCTCCGGCCGCGATCCGGAGGAACTCGCGCTCGCCCTCTTCGACGGACTCGCCGAGCGCTTCGCCTCGGCCGACTTCCGCGGCTGCGCCTTCATCAACACGATGGTCGAGACGGCCGACCCCGAGAGCCCGGCCCACCACGTGGCCGCCGAGCACAAGGAGAAGGTCATCGCCCGCCTCGACGGCCTGCTCGCCGAGGGCGGCTACCACGAGCACGAGACCCTCGCCCGCCAGCTCGCCCTCCTCGGCGACGGCGCCATCGTCACGGCCCTGCGCGAAGGCACCACCGAGGCCGCGGTCCGCGCCCGCGCGGTCGCCACGGTCCTGCTCCGCACCGCCGCACGCGAACCGGCCGCGGACGCGCCCTAG
- a CDS encoding LysR family transcriptional regulator, producing MDIDARTLRTFREVTLTGSFTQAARRLGYSQSSVTAQMRALERQVGEPVFERLPSGVRLTRAGTVLTEYARQILTLVGEMETALRRPAANPPRMTVGIVPALAYGQQLARVTHIGRRLLSGVQLALRVMGTAEVHDAFRAGSIDGALVLTVVEADDPTVLSAGLPDQQRVERPDDLTEVRVQEVEFVPVTGVSRARGRASAGRQVVIADPDCPSQRWLPEFLRLRSDGPPEIHELGSMAGVRAAAQSGLGCAMLPMALAASPREATGLRPLPGVPRMRWNASLVSARVDDRPALDWENLTETLRQATALACAVDPGRREDPAALPALDPGVAGRPTP from the coding sequence GTGGACATCGACGCAAGAACCCTGAGAACTTTTCGTGAGGTGACCCTGACCGGGTCCTTCACCCAGGCGGCCCGCCGCCTCGGGTATTCGCAGTCCAGCGTCACGGCGCAGATGCGTGCGCTGGAGCGGCAGGTGGGGGAGCCCGTCTTCGAACGGCTGCCGAGCGGCGTGCGCCTCACCCGCGCCGGCACCGTCCTGACCGAGTACGCGCGGCAGATCCTCACCCTCGTCGGCGAGATGGAGACCGCCCTGCGCCGCCCCGCGGCCAACCCGCCGCGGATGACCGTCGGCATCGTCCCCGCCCTCGCGTACGGACAGCAGCTCGCCCGGGTGACCCACATCGGCCGACGCCTGCTCTCCGGCGTCCAGTTGGCGCTGCGGGTCATGGGAACCGCCGAGGTCCACGACGCCTTCCGCGCCGGGTCGATCGACGGCGCCCTCGTCCTCACGGTCGTCGAGGCCGACGACCCCACCGTGCTCTCCGCCGGGCTGCCCGACCAGCAACGCGTCGAACGCCCCGACGACCTCACCGAAGTGCGCGTCCAGGAGGTCGAGTTCGTCCCCGTCACCGGCGTCTCCCGGGCCCGGGGCCGCGCCTCGGCCGGCCGCCAGGTGGTCATCGCGGACCCCGACTGTCCCTCGCAGCGCTGGCTGCCCGAATTCCTCCGGCTCCGCTCCGACGGGCCGCCCGAGATCCACGAACTCGGCTCCATGGCCGGAGTCCGCGCCGCCGCCCAGTCCGGGCTCGGCTGCGCGATGCTTCCCATGGCGCTCGCCGCCTCCCCGCGCGAGGCCACCGGGCTGCGCCCGCTGCCCGGCGTCCCCCGGATGCGCTGGAACGCCTCGCTCGTCTCCGCCCGCGTCGACGACCGCCCCGCGCTCGACTGGGAGAACCTCACCGAGACGCTCCGTCAGGCCACCGCACTCGCCTGCGCGGTCGACCCCGGCCGCCGCGAGGACCCGGCCGCGCTCCCCGCCCTCGACCCGGGCGTCGCGGGCCGGCCCACCCCCTGA
- a CDS encoding ArsR/SmtB family transcription factor — protein sequence MPERQTHERNPGPPELAAAAAVFALLADPTRLQLVWLLTRGEADVGALTEACGASRPAVSQHLAKLRIGGLVQSRRDGRRVVYAMPDGHLKRLVVEAISRADHEVSGEPWHD from the coding sequence ATGCCGGAACGTCAAACCCACGAGCGGAACCCGGGCCCGCCCGAACTCGCCGCAGCGGCCGCGGTCTTCGCCCTCCTCGCCGACCCCACCCGCCTCCAGCTCGTCTGGCTGCTCACCCGGGGCGAGGCCGACGTGGGTGCCCTGACCGAGGCGTGCGGGGCGTCCCGGCCCGCGGTCAGCCAGCACCTGGCCAAGCTGCGGATCGGCGGCCTCGTCCAGTCCCGCAGGGACGGGCGGCGAGTCGTGTACGCGATGCCGGACGGGCACCTCAAGCGGCTGGTGGTCGAGGCGATCAGCCGCGCCGACCACGAGGTGAGCGGAGAGCCCTGGCACGACTGA